GGCGGAAACGCCATTGCCAACATGATTGCCAGCCAGGTGCAGGGGGTCGATTTCATCGTCGCCAACACGGACGCGCAGGCGCTGAATTCCAGCGCCGCCGAACGGCGTTTGCAACTTGGCCTGAAGATTACGCAGGGTCTGGGCGCTGGATCGCGTCCTGAAATCGGCAAAGCAGCGGCAGAGGAAACTCTCGAGCAGGTCGAAAAGGCGCTCGATGGGTCGCACATGTGCTTCATCGCGGCAGGCATGGGCGGCGGCACCGGAACGGGTGCGGCTCCCGTCATTGCAAAGGCTGCGCGCGATCGTGGGATCCTGACCGTTGGTGTCGTCACCAAGCCGTTCAGCTTCGAAGGTTCGCGCCGTATGAAAGCTGCGGAAGCGGGCATTATCGAATTGCAGAAGCACGTCGATACGCTGATCGTCATTCCGAACCAGAATTTGTTCCTGATCGCCAACCCTTCGACGACGTTCAAGGACGCTTTCAAGATGGCCGATGAAGTCCTGCAACAGGGCGTTCGCGGGATCACCGACCTGATGGTGATGCCCGGCCTGATCAACCTTGATTTCGCCGACGTTCGTTCCGTCATGGGCGAAATGGGCAAGGCGATGATGGGAACCGGCGAAGCCGAGGGCGACAACCGCGCCATCGAAGCAGCCGAAAAAGCCATCGCCAACCCGCTGCTGGACGGTGTGTCGATGAAGGGCGCAAAGGGCGTTATCATCTCGATCACCGGCGGCGAAGATATGCGCCTGATGGAAGTCGATGAAGCGGCCAGCCACATCAAGGAACTGGTCGATCCCGACGCCAACATCATTTGGGGTTCGGCGTTCAACAACTCGTTGGACGGCAAGATCCGCGTTTCGGTTGTGGCGACCGGTATCGAAGCAGAAGCTTCGGCGATGCCAGAACCGGCCCGCGTGTTCGCATTCCCGGGCTTCAAAAAGCCTGAAGCAGCGGCTCCTGTCGCCGCTACTCTACAGGCCGAACCCGCGCCCGTAGCTGTTGCGGAGGCTGCTCCTGAAGTTGTAAGCGAAGCCGCTCCTGCGCCCGTTGTCGAAGCTGCACGCTTTGTCGATTCAAGCCTGACTGAAGACGAGTTATTGCTCGACACCGGTACGATGCTTGATGCTGCAGGGACGAGTGATCCCGTGGCTGAGGCACCGAAGGCCGGAAGTCGCTGGCTTTCCACTCCTGCGGCAGAGCCAGAAGCCAAGGCACCTACGCCCGGCGGTGGCACGTTGTTCGAACGGATGTCGAACATTGCGCGTGGTTCGGCAAAGGTCGACCCCGGCGCCGACGCGTCGAAAGACCCGCTCGACATTCCGCGTTTTCTGAACCGGCAGAATAATCAGTAATCAGAATAACCAATAAACCGTATTGCCGGTCCGGTTCGTCCTTGGTGCGAACCGGCCCGGCGCGCTGGCAATCAGCCAGTGCTTGCCCCGACCGGCCCTGGTCCGGTAATCAAGGGCGATAATGAAATTCACGCTGATTCTCCGTCCGTCGCATCTGCGGGCGGGCACTGTTTTTCTGGCACTTGCTGCTTCGTCGCAGGCCGTTGGTCAGACGATCGGTAATGCCCGGTCGATCCAAACACCCCCCACGCCGCCATCGCTCATCGGCTCCACCGATCCCGCCGATATGCTTTCGATGCATCTACGGACGCTATCGGTCGCACCTCGCAGCTTGTCGGCCTTGTTGGGCGCAGGCCAGTCTGCACTCGCCATCGGTGATCCGAATGCCGCGCTGGGGTTTTTCGCGCGTGCCGAACAGGTCGATGAACGCAGCGGCAAGGCAAAGGCGGGTCTGGCGTGGGCGCTGGTAATGCTGGAGCGTCCCGACGATGCGTTGCCATTGTTTGCCAAGGCGGTTGCGCTTGGCATTCCCGAAGAGGAAGTCGCGCGCGACCGGGGTCTCGCCTATGACCTGCGGGGGATTCGCGACGGGCGCAGCGGGATTACGCGCTGGCGTTGAAGCATGAGCCCGATGACGAGACGACGCGGCGTTATGCGCTGTCGCTGGGAATCTCGGGCGACCGGGAAGATGCCATGAAAATGCTCGATCCGTTGTTGCGCAAGCAAGACCAGAGCGCGTGGCGCGCGCGGGCGTTCATTCTTGCGATGACTGGCGACGTGCCCGGCGCGAACGGTATCGCGCGACAGGTGATGCCTGCCAATCTGGCATCGACGATGGCTCCATTTTTAACGCGGTTGCCGCAATTAAATGCGGCGGACAAGGCTCATGCAGTGGCGTTCGGAACAATGCCGTCTGCGGGAACCAACATGGCCTCGGTTGAGATCGGTGACCCGTTTCATCCGATCGGACCGGGAGCGACCGCCGGAACAGGCAGCGCAGCCGATGGGTTGATCCCCGCGGGTGCACCTCTTGGTGCCCGAACCGAAACAGTGCAGGTCGCTCGTGCTGCTCCGCTTTCGCGGGAACGCCGCCGCCGGCCGGGGCGCGAGACGCTAACAATGGCTGCTCCGGCGACCGCAATCATTCCTGCGACTCCGGGGCAGGTTTTGCCGACACCGGGCTTTACCGCCAGCACTCCACAGGTCGCCAATTCGCCAGCCATCCGGGCCGATACGCGCGTTGCCTCATCTGAACCGACGAAGC
This genomic stretch from Sphingomonas paeninsulae harbors:
- a CDS encoding tetratricopeptide repeat protein; protein product: MKFTLILRPSHLRAGTVFLALAASSQAVGQTIGNARSIQTPPTPPSLIGSTDPADMLSMHLRTLSVAPRSLSALLGAGQSALAIGDPNAALGFFARAEQVDERSGKAKAGLAWALVMLERPDDALPLFAKAVALGIPEEEVARDRGLAYDLRGIRDGRSGITRWR
- the ftsZ gene encoding cell division protein FtsZ, translated to MSIEFLPPEVDELRPRICVIGVGGAGGNAIANMIASQVQGVDFIVANTDAQALNSSAAERRLQLGLKITQGLGAGSRPEIGKAAAEETLEQVEKALDGSHMCFIAAGMGGGTGTGAAPVIAKAARDRGILTVGVVTKPFSFEGSRRMKAAEAGIIELQKHVDTLIVIPNQNLFLIANPSTTFKDAFKMADEVLQQGVRGITDLMVMPGLINLDFADVRSVMGEMGKAMMGTGEAEGDNRAIEAAEKAIANPLLDGVSMKGAKGVIISITGGEDMRLMEVDEAASHIKELVDPDANIIWGSAFNNSLDGKIRVSVVATGIEAEASAMPEPARVFAFPGFKKPEAAAPVAATLQAEPAPVAVAEAAPEVVSEAAPAPVVEAARFVDSSLTEDELLLDTGTMLDAAGTSDPVAEAPKAGSRWLSTPAAEPEAKAPTPGGGTLFERMSNIARGSAKVDPGADASKDPLDIPRFLNRQNNQ